CAGACATTTCTTCATCACGCAGTTAAATTAGAAGATCTTAAAATGGTTAAGCAATTCATAAGTAAAGGTGCAAAATTAAATTGCGTTGATCAAAATGGCTGCACGCCATTGAATTTAGCAATAAAGTCTCGTAATGTTGATATTGCTAACTTACTGCTAAATGTAGGTGCTGATATAAGATATACTTATTCTCCTAGTAAAGGAAATATTATACAAGTTTACACTGAAGAAGATTATGAGTTTTTTACTCCACTGTTGAGCAAAAGAATTGATCCATTGGTGATGCAAAAAGATCATGGCACCACTTTACAACAGGTAAGCAATACTAACTTTCTTCAAAAAAGATCAGTTGCATAATTTTAATATTTATTGAATAAATTTAAATAATAAGTAACCTTTAAGGGTTAAGTATTTTTATAGACTATGATTGAAATAAGCGGTCCTGAGTTTTGTTTAGATAAGTCAGCAGAAAATTTAGTTATTTTACTACATGGGTGGGGTGCAAGCGGCAATAATTTTATTGAAATTGGCAAAGCAATGAGTAAATTTTTGCCAAACTCTTTTTTTGTTGCACCAAATGCGCCATTCGAACGTGAAGTTGGCGGCTATCAATGGTTTAGTCTAGAGGATAGGAGCGAGGTTGCTATACTTACTGGCATAAAAAAAGCAGCTGATATCTTAAATGATTTTATTGATATGAAGCTTAAGAATTTCGGTTTTAGTGAAAAGCAATTATCTTTAGTTGGTTTTTCACAAGGAGCGATGATGGCTCTTCATACGTCTCTTCGTCGCTCTAATCCTTGCTCTTCAGTTGTTGCATATTCAGGAAGACTGTTAGCACCATCAAAACTGCCTAGAGAATTAAAGTCAAAACCTAACATATGCATAATTCATAGCAGAGATGATGCAGTTGTTCCTTTTACTGCTTTTGAAGCAGCAATAGAAGCTCTAACTAACAATAACATAGAAATAGAAAGTCATAGTTTAGATGGAATAGGACATACTATTGATGATAAAGGAGTAAATTTTGGAGCTGCATTTATTAAAAAACACTTTTTAAATCAAGCTTAACACCTCATTTGATATAATAATATTGTTTTTTAATACGATCTTATTTTCTGCAATAAGCTTTATAGAGTGCGGGTAACATATATGCTCCATTTTTAAGATGCGCTCAGATAGAGTCGCTACATTATCATTTTGTAGCACTGAAATTGCTGCTTGGAAAATTATAGGTCCAGCATCTACTGTAGGAACAACATAATGTACAGTACATCCGGTAATTTTAACACCTGCATCTAATGCTTGCCTTTGTGCATTTAAACCTTTAAATGCGGGAAGTAAAGAGGGATGGGTGTTAATTACTTTACTCTCCCACTCTTTTAAAAAGTCAGCACTAAGTAGCCTCATAAAACCTGCAAGACAAACTAAATCAACTTTATAATCATGCAGTATTGTGTTAATTCTATCTATATCTAAAGGATTATTTTCTACTTCAAAGGTTGAAATATTATGCTTTCTAGCGGACAATATTCCTTGTGCATCAGGATTATTTGAAATAACGCATTCAACTTGAGCTGGAAAATTATCATCTAAGCAAGCATTTATTAGAGCTTGCATGTTAGTCCCCCTGCCAGAAATTAATACCCCTAACTTAATTTTTTTTATAGGCATTTAATTTTCGTAATATTTCGCAACAAGCCTATTTAATAATCTAACACCAAAACCAGTTGCCCCTTTTGGACATACATGTGCATCTTCTTTATTCCAAGCTGTACCTGCAATATCTAAGTGAGCCCAAGTAGCATTGTCTACAAAACGCTGTAAAAATTGAGCAGCTGTAATACTATCTGCACCAGAACCAATTGTGGCAATGTTTTGCATATCAGCAACTGGAGAATCAATCATTTTATTATACTCTTCGCTTAGAGGAAATTGCCATAGCTTTTCACCTGATTCATTGCCAGCATCAAGTAAATTATTTGCTAATTCTTCGTTATTTGAAAATAGCCCGGCATATTGATTGTTTCCTAAAGCAACTACTATAGCACCAGTTAAGGTTGCTAGATCAATCATAACCTGTGGTGTAAACATCTTTTGTGTGTACCACAGAGCATCTGCAAGTACTAATCTGCCTTCAGCATCAGTATTTAGCACTTCAATTGTTTGCCCAGACATTGAGGTTACTATATCACTTGGTCTCTGGGCATTACCACCTATTGCATTTTCTGCAAGTGCAACTACTCCTATAGCATTGACTTTGGCTTTGCGTCCTGCTAAAGTGCGCATGGTACCAACCACTGCTGCAGAACCTGCCATATCATACTTCATTTCCCACATTCCACGTGCAGGCTTCAAAGAAATTCCACCAGTATCAAATGTTATACCTTTACCAACAAAAGCAATGGGCTTTTGATTTTTAGGCCCTCCATTCCATTTTATTATTACTAATCTTGATTCTTTTTCACTACCTTGACCAACTCCAAGCAGCGCACCCATCCCTTTCTTGCGCATGTCATTTTCGTTTAAAATTTCAATGTCTAAATCAAGCTTAGAAAGCTCTTTTTTAATTTCTTGAGCATATGATTCAGGATATAATGCGTTTGGTGGCTCACTTACAAGAGAACGCGCTAGAAAAATACCCTGTCCTTCTTCACCTAAATTATTATATAGATTTTGTACATCTTTTAAATGGTTTTCATTTACTAAAAGTGTGATTTTTTCTGGATCTATTGTTTCTTCTCTTATTTTAGTGATATATTTATTAAATTTGAAGCTGCGCAAAAATGCCCCATATGCAATATTTGCACTCAAATTTGCTTCATTGCTATCAGTGAGAATAGCAGCTTGTTTTAATTGCAATTCTTTAAGTTTAGTATATATGATATCGCCAATGCTTAATGCTTTATTTTCGTTCCACTCATCCTTTTTACCAAAACCTACAACTAATATTAATTGATCATTGTTGTCTTTGTTTTGCAGCGTTATTGGTAAAAATTCCCCAAATTTTCCAGTAAAATTACCAATATTTTTAATATAAGAAAGGACTTGCTGCTCCTGTTCTTTTAAAAACGTAACATTACTTATATCACTGAATCCTTCAAATAACCCAATAACAACTACAGCTGCTTTTAAAAAAGAGTTAATATTAGAGGTTATAAATACTACTTCTAGCATGCCATGAATAAATTAAATAATAATTTAAGAGTATAACAAGCTAATCCTTAATACAACAAGTTTTATAAATTACTTGACACCACTTTCTCTTATAATAAGCTAATATTTTTTAAGGTTAGTTTATTTATGTTTTCCTCTAAAGCCTTTGCTGCAGAGAATGCGAGTTCTTCAAGTGTAATTGCTGGTTTTGTTCCCCTAATTTTAATATTTATTGTATTTTATTTTCTTATAATTAGACCACAACAAAAGAAATTAAAAGAACATAATAAACTGCTTGATGCAATTAAACGTGGAGACAAAATTGTTACTTCTGGTGGCATTATGGGAGTGATAAGTAAAATTGATACAGCAAATTCAACCTTCTCAATTGAAATAGCTCCTAAAATTGAGATAAAAGTACTAAAGACAGCTATATCAAAAGTTCTAGGTAAAGAACCAAACACAAATAAAAATAAGAAAACAAATAAGCAAGATCAATCAAAATCTAACGAAAATAAATTAAAAGATAAAGAAGAAGAAAAAGAAGATAGTGAGGAAATTAACTAAATTTTTCTTATATTAAAAAATTTCTATAATATAGAGCTTCAAAACAATATTCTATTAATTGCTGGAGGTCTTCAGCATAAAAAAACAGATGTTATTTGCGTTTCTAAAAATACAGAAAAAGAATCTATATTAAATATCCTGCCTAGAGTATCAGAAAGTAAAATTGAAGTAACTATAGTTAGGTGATAACAATATCAAAAATCAGTTCTGTGCTGATAGAGATAATAATGTACTTAAAATACTGAATATTTTGAAAGCATTAAGGAAGAGCAGATCACTAAAAATTAAAAGCAATCAAACCATTATTTGCTTCATTTATATCTGCAAAATCACAGTTATTTTACTTCCAGCCAAACTGATCTGCTACCATTATAGATTCATTTAAGTATTTATCAAGCTCTTGAAGAGGTAGGTCACTCTGTTTATAATGACCCCAAGCTTTTAGTATTTGTGAAACTTCAACATCATCCCTTATAGGATATTCATGATTCATTTCTGTATACAAGCGTTGTGCCTTTTTACTTACTAAAAATTCCAATAACTTAATGGCATTATCCTTATTTTTTGCATTTTTTATCACTGCACCACCACTTATATTAATCATAGCTCCGTTGCTGTTTTGATTGGGAAAAAAAACTTTTAATTTCTCAGATGCTTTATCAGAAGCAAGTACTCTAGCAAAGTAATAGCTGTTAACAATAGCAACTGCTCCTTCACCTGCTGCTACTGCATAGATTTGATCTGTATCGCCACCACTTGGCTTTCTTGCAAAATTATAAACTAATCCTTTAATCCATTCTTTTGTACACTCTAAACCATCAGTTGCAATCATAAATGCAATAAGTGATTGATTATAAGGACTACTAGAGGAACGTGTGAGTATTTTTCCTTTCCATTTTGGATCCGCTAGATCTTCATAAGTACTAAGATCTCCAGCATCAATAAGTTCCTTATTATAAACCAAAATTCTTGCTCTTTTTGTTAAACCAAACCAATAATTATCGCTGTCTCTAAAATTCTCTGGGATCACATCTTCCAGTATCTTAGACTCTATTTTAGACAGTAGCTCTCTTCTTTTTGCTGAAATTAAATTTGTTACATCAGCAGTTAAAAATAAATCACCATTGTTCTCGTTTTCTATTCTTATAAGCAATTGAGCATAATCATCATTAATATAGTTAATTTTTATGCCTGTTTCTTTGGTAAACTCATTAAACAATGAGTGCATTAATTCTTCTTTCCGCGTGGAGTATACATTGACTACCTCATCACTTTTATTTAGCCTTTGATTTTGAAAATATATTAAAATTAAGGTAACTAATAGAATTACAATAGTAATGAAAAATTTTCTCATATCTTTCTTACAGCTAAATTTTATTATTAAGGATTAAAATAGTAACTGTCAAGCTAACATAGAAATTTTAAGATTAAACTTAAAAATATTGCAAATATATAAATATTTCTATACTATACGTTAAAAATACTCATTTGATAAGTTGAGAGGATATATGGCTGAGCTAGATGCAATAAATGAAAGTATAAAAACTGAAGGTTCTTTAGAATCAAATGAAAGCATAGAAAACAGAGTAAAAGAAATTATATCAAATCAATTTAAAAAAGATATAAGCCAACTTAGTACTTCTTCAACATTTAACGATCTTGGAGCAGATAGTTTAGATACAGTTGAGGTTATTATGGCTGTTGAAGATGCATTTAGCATTAGTATATCAGATGATGATGCACAAAAAATGCAAAATTTAGGCGATATAGTAAAGTACATAGAAGATAAAATAAAAAGTAATTAATATTTATGAACAAGCGAGTAGTGATTACTGGTATTGGTCTGGTAACTCCTTTAGCAGCAAATGTTAAAAATACATGGAAGAGATTAATTGACGGAGAATCTGGAATCAAACTTATCGATAGGTTCTGCGCAGAGGATCTTAGTTGTAAAATTGGTGGGCAGGTTCCTTTAAAATCTGAAAATTATGAATATGGTCTTGAGCTTACAGATTATATAAATGAAAAAGATATCAGAAAAATGGATACTTTTATTCATTATGGTCTTGTTGCAGCACAACAAGCAGTTGAAGATGCTGGTCTTGTTTGTAATTCTCAACTTGTAGAAAGTGTTAATCCTGGACGTATTGGAGTTGTTGTAGGTTCTGGGATTGGTGGCTTGCCACGTATAGAGGAAACAGTTATATGCTTAAGTGAAAAAGGTCCAAGAAGAGTTAGTCCTTTTTTTGTTCCTGCAAGTTTGATCAATTTAATTTCTGGTCATATCTCAATTAAATATGGGATTGAAGGTCCAAATGATTCGGCAGTTACAGCATGTGCAACAGGGGCTCATGCAATTGTAAATGCTGCACGGATGATAAAGTTAGGGGAAGTAGATGTTGTAGTTGCTGGCAGTGCAGAAGCTACTTTATGCAGGTTAGGAATTGCAGGATTTGCAGCAGCTAAAGCGCTGTCAACTAAATTTAATGACGAACCTAATAAAGCTTCAAGACCTTGGGATCAAGAACGTGATGGCTTTGTTATGGGTGAAGGAGCAGGTATAGTAATACTTGAAGAATATGGACATGCAAAGAAGCGTGATGCTAAAATATATGCGGAATTTTTAGGTTATGGTCTCTCAGGAGATGCGCACCACATCACTGCTCCAAGAGAAGATGGTGCTGGTGGAAAAAGAGCTATGCACCTTGCTTTAAAAAGTGCAAATATTGAATCGAATAAGATAGGATATATAAATGCTCATGGTACTTCAACACCACTTGGAGATTTAGCAGAAGTTAATGCCATTAAAAATTTGTTTGGCGATTATGCTTATAAAATACCAATTTCCTCAACAAAATCATCTATAGGACATTTGCTTGGAGCAGCAGGTAGTGTTGAGGCAATATTTTCTATTTTAGCATTAGAAAATAATATAGTGCCACCAACTTTAAATTTATTTAATCCATCTGAAGGTTGTGACTTAAATTTTGTACCTTTTAAAGCACAAGAACATAAAATTGATTTTGTTCTATCAAATTCTTTTGGCTTTGGTGGTACTAACGCATCTTTAATTTTTGGTAAGGCACACTGATTGTTTCTATAATAATTTATTAATATATTTTGAATAAAAATTTGTAAACGAATCAGTAGTATGGTTGATTCTCTTTTAGCCTAGCCACTATAGCTTCTTCCCAAATTTTACCATTAGCTAGCAATTTTTCCTTGTCATACATTAATTCTTCCCTTGTCTCAGTTGCAAATTCAAAATTTGGACCTTCAACAATTGCGTCAACAGGGCAAGCCTCTTGACAGAGACCACAATATATACATTTTGTCATATCAATATCATAGCGTGTGGTACGCCTACTTCCATCTTGACGTTCCTCTGCTTCTATAGTAATAGCTTGTGCTGGGCATATCGCCTCACACAATTTGCATGCTATACAACGTTCCTCACCGTTTGGGTACAGACGCAAGGCATGCTCACCACGAAATCTTGCGCTCAAAGGACCTTTTTCCATAGGGTATCTTATAGTTACTTTAGGCTTAAACATATACTTTAAAGTAATGTATAAACCTTTGATAAGTTCTATAAAAAACCAGTATTGAACTTTTTTTAACTTCATATATACCACAAATTATAATATGTATTCTTACAATGTATAATAAAAAATCTATATCTTACGCAATATCCTATCTAATCTCAATTTTGGAGGTAACCAACTTTTAAAAGATAAAGCAACAATCTCAGCGCGACCAACTAAATTTTCCATAGGAATGAACCCTATATATCTACTATCCTGTGAATTATCTCTGTTGTCTCCCAAAACAAAAAAATGATCTTGAGGTACAGTATACACCTGTGTATTATTTGCATTGTCATTAAAATGCTTATCTAATTTCAGTACTTCATACTTTCTACCGTTATAGATAATTTCTTCATAACGAGGAACTACAGCTTTATTGTCATTTCGATCTATATCAACAAAATCGGTAATTTTTTCATGTTTCATTTTCTTATTATTAATGTATAAGTCACCATTAATTAATTGTATCTTGTCTCCTGGAAGACCTATAATCCTTTTTATGTAATTAATGCTTTCTTTGCCTACTGGGCGAAAAACAACGACATCACCCGCTTGTGGCTTATGATAAAAAATCCGACCTTTAAATATTTTAGGAGCAAAAGGAAAAGAATACCTACTATAACCATAAGCATATTTATTGACAAAAATGTAATCACCAACGAGTAAAGTACTCTTCATTGAACCAGATGGTATATGAAATGGTTCAAATAATAAGCTACGAAATAAAACAGCAACAAGCACCACTAGTATAAAAGAGCATACTGTTTTCCTTTTAGGACACTCGCAAATATTCTTCAACTGGTTAACCTTGTGTAATTATAAGTTACTTAACAAATAAATAGAAATAAGTCAATTATCTCCAAGCCTTAGTATAACACGTTCTTTGCCAATTAAAGGTAAAAGCTTAGCTAAACTTGGACCTTTATCAAGTCCAGTGAGAGCTAAACGTAGTTGCATAAACAGATCATTGCGTTCTATTTTAGTTTTTAGCATGATTGATTCTACCCATCTGGTCCAAGTATTTTCATCCCATTTCTCTTCTGGTAGCAAGCTAAGCACTAAGTTTATAAGCTCATTATCTATAATAACAGTTTTAATATTTGTTGTGCATATTTTCCACCACTTTTCAGTATCAGAAAATCTCTCTATGTTGTTCCTAATCAAATACCAAAAATCTGGAGATTGCATTGAATTTAAGCGCTCTTTAACTGATTCAAAAGACATATTGGAGAATATTTTTGCATTTAGTCTATATATATCAGATAAGTCAAACTTTACCGATGCAGCACTAAATTTCTGTATAGAAAATGACTCTACTAAAGATTTCATACTAGTTTGTGCTTTAATTACATCTGATGTACCAATTTTTGCCAAATAACTATTAATTGCCATAGGCTCAAGGCCATCTTCCTTTAAATATTTTATATTCAAACCACCCTTACGTTTAGATATCTTGTCTTCACCCATATGCAATAGAGAAAGATGAGCAAATTTTGGCACTTTAGCTTTAAGTGCGTTCATAATATGTATCTGCACAGCAGTGTTAGTGATATGATCTTCTCCGCGAATAATATGAGTGATATTATAATCAATATCGTCAATTGTAGAAGGAAGCATATATGTATAGCTGCCATCAGTCCTTTTTATGATTGGATCACTTATGTTTTTTACTAAAAATTTTACTTCACCGCGTATTTCATCATCCCAAAAAATAATAGCATCTTCATCTAACTTAAAGCGAAAATAAGGCTTCCTTTCATATTGCTCTTTCTGCTGAGCAGATAGTGTTAAAGAGTTTCTATCATAAATTGGCGGCAATCCTTGTTTTAATTGCATTTTGCGTTTGATGTCTAGCTCCTCTTTGCTTTCATAACAGGGATAAATATGTCCTTCCTTCATTAGAGAAGAAAATACTTCATTGTAACGTTCAAACCTCTCAGATTGTTTAAAGCTTAAATTTGTCTCAATACCAAGCCATTTTAAATCTTCTATAATGCTATCTATATACGTAACATTTGAGCGCTCAATATCAGTATCATCAAAACGTAATAGCAGCTTGCCATCACAACTCCGTGCATAAAGGTAACAAACCAAAGCTGTGCGTATATTGCCAACATGCAAATAACCAGTTGGACTGGGTGCAAAACGAGTTAACATCTCTATTTCTCAATAAGTTATAGTAACGTAATATAGCTTGTGTTTAGATTTTTGTCACATTCCTTCAAGGCAGAAATCTAAAAAATTTGAGAAACGTTATTTAATCTTTTTTCACTTCTTCCTGTTATTATAGAGATATTAATAAAACAGGGGATTAAATGTCTAATATAGAATTTATTGATGTTGCTGTTGATACCTACAACATGGTGACAATTGCACCAATAGGTTGTAATAATATAGGTATTGCTGATCAACGTGTCATTATAGGATACAAAGATCAAGCATTAGAAATCACTGAATATAGTGATCATATAAATGGTAACAACATAAAAGTACAAGCTAAGTTTGATGATGTTAATTTAAAATATTACAAGGAAGAACCAGGTGTTACAGATACTATAGGATTGATATTTTCACATGTAGACAAAGATCAATTCGAACAGCTTCGTAATTCATTATCTAATCCAGATATGTTTATCATTATAGGTGTTGAAAAAGATAATGAACACATCGATCTTACAAATATTGATTATAGTCAATTTAACAGCTGTTCTTAAAAAGAAAGAACTTTCTTAATTTTAACTAATATTTAGTAAATTTCAGTATAGTAAAGATAGCATCTTTACTATACTCTGCTTTTGTTTTAGCTATCAATATTAAACTTAATATATAAAATAGGAAAATAAAATTACTAAAGCATGAATCAAGAGTTTACTAGTGTTATAGATGATTTTAAACTGGAACAAAATTTTGCCGTTGCTGTCTCAGGGGGAATAGATAGCATGGTCCTACTTCATCTTGTAGCGCAGTGGGCAGGAGAAAAGAAAGAAGCAGTGCCAATAGTGCTTACCGTAAATCATAATCTGCGTTCAGAAGCAAAGGAAGAAGTTCTGTTTGTTTCAAAGCATGCAGAACAATTAGGCATTCCATGTTACATATTAAGCTGGGAAATAAAGGAGAAAATCAAAAGTAATGTACAATCACGCGCAAGAAATGCAAGATATGAGCTATTGACTCAGTGGTGTAAACAAAATCAAGTGAAACACCTTCTGACTGCTCATAATCTTGATGATCAAGCAGAAACTTTTTTCATTAGACTGGAGCGTGGTAGCGGTGTAGATGGTCTATCTGCAATGAGTAAAAAGAGCATTTTTAATGATATTTATATACTTAGGCCACTGCTTACGTTTAGTCGCAAAGTTTTAACAGAATATGCATTGAGCCATAATGTAAAGTGGATAGAAGACCCAAGCAATCGGGATAACAAGTATAAACGCACTATATACCGCAATTTCCTTAAAATTAGTGAAAATCCAGAAGTACTAATGAAACGAATATGCTTAACTAGTATGCACATGAAAAGAGCACTTATTGCGCTCATGCATTATACAAAAATTGCATTTAACCAATGTGTGATTATATCTGCTTTAGGCTACATAGAAATAAAATTGATTGAATTCTACCAATTACCAGAAGAGATAGCTACAAGAGTGCTTGTTTATTCTTTAATGGTAATAGGAGAGAAATATTATAAACCGCGTTATGGCAGTTTTAGCATCATATTCAATCAAATATGGCACAAAGATTATAAGAGAGATCATACACTGCATGGCTGCACAATAATGAAAAGCAAAGGTAATATAATGATCTTAAGAGAAGCTGCAAAAATTATAGATAAAACAATAGAACTGAAGCAAAATGAAACTATTGAATATGAGTGGGATAACAGATTTTTATGTACAATAAGAAATATTCCATGCAACCAGACTGTGACTATAACAATTCTGAAAACATATTCTCAATTACCAGAACATTTGAAAAAATATCATCAAAAGATAATATGTTCTTTACCTATTCTTGTAAAAGATGAAAAAATACTTGCCTATCCACACATAAATTGTGACAATGTAGATTTCTCAATTAGTAGTCATCCAGTTAAAGAAAACATAATGAATTGTATAAATTACATAACAGATGAGGAGGTTTTTGCGTGAGAAAAATTTTTGAAGGTTTACTAATTTGGCTAGTTATCATTACTATTGTTGCAGTTGTATATTTTCAATTAAATGGGAGAGTTTTAAGTAAAAATAACATAAATTTACCTTTTTCTAGCTTTCTCAATAAGCTTGATGGAAATGAAATTGAAAGTGTCGTAATTAAACAAAATAGTATTGAAGGAAAATTAAAGGATGGCTCGAGCTTTATTTCAAGTGGCATAATTTACAATGACTTGATAAAAATGCTCCATGATAAACAAGTAAATTTTAGCTTCTCAACTGGTGAATCCTTCTTAGGTCTGATTGGTAGTGTATTAATATCATGGTTTCCTATGTTTCTACTTATCATAGTATGGTTTGTTTTTCTAAAACAAATGCAAGCTGGTGGCAATAGAACCATGAGCTTTGGCAAGTCCAGAGCACGACTGATGACAGATAATAGAAAAAGAATTACATTTGATGATGTTGCCGGTATTGATGAGGCAAAAGAGGAATTAGTAGAAATTGTTGACTTCTTGAAACATAGGCAAAAGTTTCAATCACTTGGTGGCAAAATACCAAAAGGGTGTTTACTGGTTGGTCCTCCAGGAACTGGTAAAACTTTACTTGCACGAGCAATTGCAGGTGAAGCAAAGGTACCATTTTTTAGTATTTCTGGTTCTGATTTTGTTGAGATGTTCGTTGGAGTTGGGGCTAGTCGTGTTCGTGATATGTTCGATCAAGGAAAAAAAAGTGCTCCTTGTATAATTTTCATTGATGAAATAGATGCAGTGGGTCGGCATCGCGGCATTGGGCTTGGTGGCGGCAATGACGAAAGAGAACAAACTTTAAACCAACTACTTGTTGAAATGGATGGCTTTGAATCCAATGATGGAGTAATAATTATTGCTGCTACTAATCGTCCAGATGTTTTAGATCCAGCATTACTTAGACCTGGACGTTTTGATAGGCAAGTTACTATATCTGCACCAGATATTAACGGACGTGAGAAGATACTAAATGTACATGCAAAACATGCACCTTTGGCACCAAATGTTAACATTAGAACGGTTGCAAGAGGAACTCCTGGGTTTTGTGGAGCTGATCTGGCAAATTTAGTAAATGAAGCATCTCTCATAGCTGCCAGGAGAGATCAAAAAGTGGTGACGATGGCAGATTTTGAATATGCACGCGATAAAGTGATGATGGGAGCAGAAAGACGTTCTTTAATGATGACAGATGAAGAAAAACAGCTGACTGCTTACCATGAAGCAGGCCATGCAGTTGTAGCTTTTTATAGTCCAGCCTCTGATCCAATACATAAAGCAACTATTATCCCAAGAGGAAGGAGCTTAGGGCTTGTTATGCGTCTTCCAGAAACAGATAGAGTATCACATACGAGAGAAAAGATGATCGCTGACATCACTGTTGCCATGGGTGGAAGAGTTGCAGAAGAACTTATTTTTGGTCACGATAAAGTTACCAGCGGTGCTTCATCAGATATCAAGCAAGCAACTGCTATATCACGTGCTATGGTCATAAAGTGGGGCATGAGTGATAAAGTTGGGCCACTGGATCACAGTAGAGAAAATATCACCAGAGAAAGCAGCGCTGAGGTGATTTCTGATAGTACTGCAGAGCTTATAGATCAAGAGATAAAAAATATTATCTCTATGTGCTATGATAAAGCTAAAAGTATTCTTACTGAACATGAAGATAAGTTAGAGCTAATTGCCTCTAATCTATTAAAATTTGAAACTTTAACTGGTGATGATATTAAGGATATCTTTGATGGTAAGGAGATTGTCATAAAAGATGAAGAAACAGGCGAAGAGATAAAAAGGTCTTCACTACCTTTAAAAGGCTGATATACTACTAATTTTATAATGTTATTATGAGCGTTAATTGCGGCATAGTTGGCCTGCCAAATATAGGAAAATCAACTCTATTTAATGCTCTTACTCAAACTGCACTGGCTGAAGCCGCAAATTATCCATTTTGTACAATAGAACCAAATGTGGGGCGTGTAGCTATTAAAGATAGGCGTTTAGTGAAGCTTGCAAAAATTGCCGGATCTCAAAAAGTTATATATAATCAACTTGAAGTTGTAGATATTGCAGGCCTGGTTAAAGGTGCAAGCAAAGGTGAGGGCCTGGGCAATAAGTTTTTAAGTCAT
This sequence is a window from Candidatus Mesenet endosymbiont of Phosphuga atrata. Protein-coding genes within it:
- the acpP gene encoding acyl carrier protein, whose translation is MAELDAINESIKTEGSLESNESIENRVKEIISNQFKKDISQLSTSSTFNDLGADSLDTVEVIMAVEDAFSISISDDDAQKMQNLGDIVKYIEDKIKSN
- a CDS encoding leucyl aminopeptidase; this translates as MLEVVFITSNINSFLKAAVVVIGLFEGFSDISNVTFLKEQEQQVLSYIKNIGNFTGKFGEFLPITLQNKDNNDQLILVVGFGKKDEWNENKALSIGDIIYTKLKELQLKQAAILTDSNEANLSANIAYGAFLRSFKFNKYITKIREETIDPEKITLLVNENHLKDVQNLYNNLGEEGQGIFLARSLVSEPPNALYPESYAQEIKKELSKLDLDIEILNENDMRKKGMGALLGVGQGSEKESRLVIIKWNGGPKNQKPIAFVGKGITFDTGGISLKPARGMWEMKYDMAGSAAVVGTMRTLAGRKAKVNAIGVVALAENAIGGNAQRPSDIVTSMSGQTIEVLNTDAEGRLVLADALWYTQKMFTPQVMIDLATLTGAIVVALGNNQYAGLFSNNEELANNLLDAGNESGEKLWQFPLSEEYNKMIDSPVADMQNIATIGSGADSITAAQFLQRFVDNATWAHLDIAGTAWNKEDAHVCPKGATGFGVRLLNRLVAKYYEN
- a CDS encoding alpha/beta hydrolase, with translation MIEISGPEFCLDKSAENLVILLHGWGASGNNFIEIGKAMSKFLPNSFFVAPNAPFEREVGGYQWFSLEDRSEVAILTGIKKAADILNDFIDMKLKNFGFSEKQLSLVGFSQGAMMALHTSLRRSNPCSSVVAYSGRLLAPSKLPRELKSKPNICIIHSRDDAVVPFTAFEAAIEALTNNNIEIESHSLDGIGHTIDDKGVNFGAAFIKKHFLNQA
- the purN gene encoding phosphoribosylglycinamide formyltransferase is translated as MKKIKLGVLISGRGTNMQALINACLDDNFPAQVECVISNNPDAQGILSARKHNISTFEVENNPLDIDRINTILHDYKVDLVCLAGFMRLLSADFLKEWESKVINTHPSLLPAFKGLNAQRQALDAGVKITGCTVHYVVPTVDAGPIIFQAAISVLQNDNVATLSERILKMEHICYPHSIKLIAENKIVLKNNIIISNEVLSLI
- the yajC gene encoding preprotein translocase subunit YajC, whose protein sequence is MFSSKAFAAENASSSSVIAGFVPLILIFIVFYFLIIRPQQKKLKEHNKLLDAIKRGDKIVTSGGIMGVISKIDTANSTFSIEIAPKIEIKVLKTAISKVLGKEPNTNKNKKTNKQDQSKSNENKLKDKEEEKEDSEEIN
- a CDS encoding extracellular solute-binding protein encodes the protein MRKFFITIVILLVTLILIYFQNQRLNKSDEVVNVYSTRKEELMHSLFNEFTKETGIKINYINDDYAQLLIRIENENNGDLFLTADVTNLISAKRRELLSKIESKILEDVIPENFRDSDNYWFGLTKRARILVYNKELIDAGDLSTYEDLADPKWKGKILTRSSSSPYNQSLIAFMIATDGLECTKEWIKGLVYNFARKPSGGDTDQIYAVAAGEGAVAIVNSYYFARVLASDKASEKLKVFFPNQNSNGAMINISGGAVIKNAKNKDNAIKLLEFLVSKKAQRLYTEMNHEYPIRDDVEVSQILKAWGHYKQSDLPLQELDKYLNESIMVADQFGWK
- the fabF gene encoding beta-ketoacyl-ACP synthase II, with translation MNKRVVITGIGLVTPLAANVKNTWKRLIDGESGIKLIDRFCAEDLSCKIGGQVPLKSENYEYGLELTDYINEKDIRKMDTFIHYGLVAAQQAVEDAGLVCNSQLVESVNPGRIGVVVGSGIGGLPRIEETVICLSEKGPRRVSPFFVPASLINLISGHISIKYGIEGPNDSAVTACATGAHAIVNAARMIKLGEVDVVVAGSAEATLCRLGIAGFAAAKALSTKFNDEPNKASRPWDQERDGFVMGEGAGIVILEEYGHAKKRDAKIYAEFLGYGLSGDAHHITAPREDGAGGKRAMHLALKSANIESNKIGYINAHGTSTPLGDLAEVNAIKNLFGDYAYKIPISSTKSSIGHLLGAAGSVEAIFSILALENNIVPPTLNLFNPSEGCDLNFVPFKAQEHKIDFVLSNSFGFGGTNASLIFGKAH